One uncultured Hyphomonas sp. genomic region harbors:
- the hfq gene encoding RNA chaperone Hfq, producing the protein MSADKKQNLQDAFLNAVRKSRTPLTVFLVNGVKLQGVVTWFDNFCVLLRGDGRPPQLVYKHAISTIAPSAPVQLFDEEIDKE; encoded by the coding sequence ATGTCGGCTGATAAAAAACAGAACCTTCAGGATGCCTTTCTGAATGCGGTACGCAAATCGCGTACGCCACTGACGGTGTTTCTCGTGAATGGTGTGAAGCTGCAGGGCGTAGTGACCTGGTTTGACAACTTTTGTGTGTTGCTGCGGGGCGATGGTCGTCCGCCGCAGCTGGTGTACAAGCATGCCATTTCCACGATCGCGCCAAGCGCTCCCGTCCAGCTCTTCGACGAAGAGATTGACAAGGAATAG